ATGGGGAAACCTCCGCCGATTATCTTGCCGAGACAGGTTATGTCGGGATCGATGTCATAGATGTGCTGGGCACCGCCGAAGGTGACACGGAAGCCCGTGATAACCTCGTCGAAGATGAGAAGGATGCCCTTCCGTCTACACAGGGCCTCGAGCCCTTTAAGAAAACCCTCTTCAGGAAGGATGACTCCCATGTTCCCCATGATGGGCTCCACGATGACGCAGGCGATGTCATCGCTGGCGTCCATGATGCTTTCCACCGTTCCAAGGCTGTTGAACTCTGCCACGTAGGTGTGCTTCGCCAGGTCCGCAGGCACCCCGGCGCTGTCGGGAATGCCGAATGTCGCAAGCCCTGACCCGGCCTTGACGAGCAGGCTGTCCACATGCCCGTGATAGCAGCCGCGGAACTTGATGACCCCGTTCCTGCCTGTGTATCCCCGGGCAAGTCTCAGGGCGCTCATGGTGGCCTCCGTGCCGGAAGTCGTCAGGCGCAGGCAGTCTATGGAGGGAAAGGCCTCCGTGATAAGACGGGCAAGGTCTATCTCGTGAGGATGGCAGGCCCCGAAGCTTGTCCCGTCGAGGAGAGCCCCGGTGACGGTCGCGATAAGGCCTTCGTCGGCATGGCCGAGAATGATGGCTCCCCAGGAGGACACATAATCCACAAAGGCATTCCCGTCGACGTCATAAAGCCAGGATCCCTTCGCCCTCTTTACGAAAAAAGGCCTGTCGTGAACGGACATGAAGGCCCTCACGGGGCTGTTCACTCCCCCCGGAATGCATTGTTGCGCCTCGTCGCAATATCTATCGGATGTTGCCTTTATCATATTCTCACCGTAAAAGATGTCTTCTTGAATTCCTTTAAGCTGAAAAGCACCCGGTAATCCCCGATGCCCGATCGTGATGCCATCCCTTCGATGACGGCCAGGCACTCTTCTTTCGTCCTGCCGTGCACCATGGTATAGAGATTATAGGGCCAATACCCGCCGGTGTCACGTTCATAACAATGGCTGACCTCGTCAAAGCCTGCCATGATACCGCCCACCTTTTCCATCTCGGCCGCGGGTACGCGCCACACGACCATGGCGTTGCCTTCATAGGAGACAGCACGGTGAGACACCATAGCCGCTATCCTCCGGATGAACCCGGCCTTTTTTAACGCCTCAAGCTCGTCGATCAGTGCCTGCCCTGTCATCCCCATCGACTGCGCCATGTCCTCGTAAGGCCTTTCGGTCACCGGGAAATCGGCGGGCAATCCGTCCAGATGGTTATTCATGTGGTCTATTCTTACATATCAGGAAAAACGTTTTCAAACAAATTCGGACCCAAAAAAGTACTTTACATTGCACCCGCTAACATGTTGTAACTATCAAATTCACCACTATTTGTGTAAGGGTCATGATATCAGGGCGTTCAGGCGCTGTCATTATTTCTAAGGAGCTTGAGAAATGGTAAAACCCGCGACCAGAGTAGAACAGATCCCGCCGTATCTTTTTGCCAGGATCGATAAGAAAAAGGAAGAGGTCAGAAAGAAAGGGATGGACCTTGTCGATTTCGGAATAGGCGATCCTGATATCCCAACTCCGGCCAACATCATCGCCAGGATGCAGGCGGCCTCGCAGGACCCGAAGAACCACCGGTACCCCAGCTACGAAGGGATGCTTGAATTCCGGCAGGCAGCGGCATCGTGGTACAAGAAACGTTTTGACGTGGACCTCGACCCCGGAACGGAAGTGGTCACCCTCATCGGCTCCAAGGAAGGCATAGCCCACATACCCTGGGCATACGCGGAGGAAGGCGACGTGGTGCTCGTCCCCTCCCCCGGATATCCCGTTTACAGGATAGCGACCATGTTCGCCGGGGCGACGCCTTACATCATGCCCCTCAAGGAAGAGAACGGATTCCTTCCCCGATATGAAGACATTCCCGAGGAAGTATTGAAAAAGGCGAAGCTCCTCTTCATAAATTATCCCAACAACCCCACCGGCGCATGCGCCGACGACGGCTTCTATGAAAGAACGCTGGAGCTGGCGAAACGCTACGACATCCTTGTCTGCCACGATGCCGCATACAGCGAGATCGCCTACGACGGCTACAGGCCGCGAAGCATCCTTGAATTCGACAAGGAGAAAAAACACTGCCTCGAATTTCATTCCCTTTCCAAGACCTATTGCATGACCGGCTGGAGGATTGGTTTTGCCGTTGGCTGCGCCGATGGCATCTATAATCTCGGCAAGCTGAAGACCAACATCGATTCCGGGGCCTTTCAGGCCATCCAGTATGCCGGCATCGAGGCATTGACCGGCAGCCAGGCATCCGTCGCCGAACTCAACAGCAGACTGGAAAAAAGACGCGACATGGTGGTCGAAGCGTTCAAGACGCTGGGCATCGATGTGCCGAGACCAAAGGCCACATATTATATCTGGGCAAAGGTGCCTAAGGGATTCACCTCTTCCGATTTCTGCGAGAAGCTCATCGAAGAGACGGGTATCGTCGTCACCCCCGGGAGCGGGTTCGGCGACGAGGGAGAGGGATACTTCCGCATCTCCATCACCATTGGAGAGGAACAAATAAGAGAAGCGGCAAAAAGGCTGAGGTCGTTCAGGATCTGAACGACCGTTTCAAGAAAAGAAAGTTTCTTCCCTCACATCGAGACGCGGTTTCGGCCTTCCTTCTTGCTTCGGTACATGAGGGCATCGGCTCGTTTTATGAGGGCTGCCGCGGAATCTTTTTTTCGGGCGAGGGTGGCTCCGATGGATATGGTGACATGCCTGGTTTCGTCTTCGAGAGAGATGGATGACCTTTCAACGAGAGCCCTGATCTTCTCCCCTACGTGACGCAGATTCTCTTCGTCCACGCTGGCGACGAATGCCACGAATTCCTCGCCGCCCCATC
This sequence is a window from Syntrophorhabdaceae bacterium. Protein-coding genes within it:
- the hemL gene encoding glutamate-1-semialdehyde 2,1-aminomutase translates to MIKATSDRYCDEAQQCIPGGVNSPVRAFMSVHDRPFFVKRAKGSWLYDVDGNAFVDYVSSWGAIILGHADEGLIATVTGALLDGTSFGACHPHEIDLARLITEAFPSIDCLRLTTSGTEATMSALRLARGYTGRNGVIKFRGCYHGHVDSLLVKAGSGLATFGIPDSAGVPADLAKHTYVAEFNSLGTVESIMDASDDIACVIVEPIMGNMGVILPEEGFLKGLEALCRRKGILLIFDEVITGFRVTFGGAQHIYDIDPDITCLGKIIGGGFPIGAFGGKRHIMERLAPLGDVYQAGTLSGNPVAVRAGLHVLDFLRRNSDELYARLNSTGLTLSKEIAAIAGRYEIPYRINSITGMFTGFFSRNAVTGCAAAAASDRDLYERFFKAMLDEGIFFAPSQFEASFVTLTLHQAEIDRTVGAYEKVFRGIRSMQ
- a CDS encoding LL-diaminopimelate aminotransferase, with protein sequence MVKPATRVEQIPPYLFARIDKKKEEVRKKGMDLVDFGIGDPDIPTPANIIARMQAASQDPKNHRYPSYEGMLEFRQAAASWYKKRFDVDLDPGTEVVTLIGSKEGIAHIPWAYAEEGDVVLVPSPGYPVYRIATMFAGATPYIMPLKEENGFLPRYEDIPEEVLKKAKLLFINYPNNPTGACADDGFYERTLELAKRYDILVCHDAAYSEIAYDGYRPRSILEFDKEKKHCLEFHSLSKTYCMTGWRIGFAVGCADGIYNLGKLKTNIDSGAFQAIQYAGIEALTGSQASVAELNSRLEKRRDMVVEAFKTLGIDVPRPKATYYIWAKVPKGFTSSDFCEKLIEETGIVVTPGSGFGDEGEGYFRISITIGEEQIREAAKRLRSFRI